CCCCCTTCCCCACGCCTCCATCGCGAGGCGCCACTAAGAGGCACGGCCGTGAGTCACGTCTTTCTGCGCACTTCCGGACTTCCAAGCCAAAGGACTGTCAGGACCTTCCGTTTCGAGTCATCAGGCTGTCTGCCTAGAAGGCTCTGGATACCTACTAATACAGCCTCATTCGCATCGTGGCGCGACGTATCCATGAAGCAAGGCAAGCGACAAACGAAACGGTTCGGCTCAACCGGTGCCACTTGATGCTTGACAGCCTACGGATACGGATACGTACCTCTTTCACACGTTGACGCATTGGCCACGCACTTCCGCGCAATCACGTGAACAAGTTTGACTAATCCACCCACGTCAAGCCTCTTGGCTCCGCCCCGTTTTCCGTTGGCTTCCGACCTTCATACCAGCCCTATTTTTCAGGCCTCCATCCGAGCCGAGCTTCACTCACCATCACATTTCATATCATATCGAAGCGCATCTGCATAACGGCCTACCATAACCGTTGATCCGACCCGGCCTTTTGGACTCCGACTCCGACGCACAGTGCAACCCGATACCCtccttcctcatcatcgacgaCTTCAAATAGCCCCGCGACGGCTCGACATCGCCTTCTCGCTTCCCGCAACACCCACGTCATCTACTGTAGCAGAGCCTCGACGACATCAATTCGTAGGCGCCATGAGTGTCGCGTACGAGCCCCGGACCTTTATCCACGAGGGTGGCTATCCTCCCATCGGCGACGACCATGATCACACTGCCGACCAGCGGTTTACCGACAACGATGTCGCTGAACAACTGAGCCATTACACAACCGAGGCGGCCATGCTTCCCGACAACACAGGCGTGCTTGGAGATGATCGAGGCATGATGCCTGAGGATGCCGCTGCCGTCCAAGAAGCAACACGGCTCGACCTAACACATTCGACCTTCCCCTCTCCAATCCAGGCGACGATGCAAGAGCCTTCTCTCGACCCTCTACCCGAAGACAAGGACCTATCGCCAGGAGCCGGCTCTCCTCCTGCGTCCCGTATCAAGCCGATTCCCAAGCCCGACCGAGATGTTGTGAAGCAAGCGGACGGAAAATTCCACTGCCCGCTCGACGAGTGTAAGGAGGAAGTGAGAACATTTTCGCGCAAGTGCGAGTGGAAGTAAGTCTCTCCGATATCGCCACCCATATTAAGCGCATGCTAACCATTTCTCAGCAAGCACATGGACAAGCACGAGCGACCCTATCGATGTCCTGCCGACGGATGCGAGAATCTCCCCGGGTTCACCTACTCGGGCGGGTTGCTCCGACACGAGCGAGAGGTTCACGGCAAGCATGGCGGTCCCAAGAATACAGTCAACTGCCCTCATCCGAACTGCAAGCGACACACAGGGAAGGGGTTCTCGAGACAAGAGAATCTGAACGAACATTTACGCCGCGTCCACACCAATCCCGACGGGACCACTCCCCCGGCCGATACCGCTCAATCTCCGGACGAAAACGACGCCGAGAAGGTGGGCATGAAGCGCAAGCGCCGCTCAAGTGCCCAGGCCAGCGAAGAGATGGTTGAGCTCCGCGAGGAAGTCAAGCGTCTCAAGGAAGAgaacgagaagctcaaggcagaGATGGACACACAGTCACAGCATTCGCTCGCCATGATGGCTCAGATCGCCGAGCTCCAAGATGCTCTGCGCCATGGACTCGGCCCGCACACCCTGGGAGCTCCTACGGCGCAGATGATTTAGGAAACCGATCAGCACCAGGCGTGGATTTCGAATCTCAGCTCAATCCTGCGCGATGAAACTTTGCGACTACAACTCTTGAACAGCGGATAGACTGTTTTTGCTCTGCCAGTTCTCTTCGGACGACCTCCCCTTTCAGCTACACTCCGCTCGGCGTTTGGTCCCATATACGGCACAGGGCTGCCCCCAAGGATGAACTGCATTTGCTTTTATACGAACCCAATTTTTGCGCTCTTCTGTTATATTTtatccccctcctcctttACGGCGTGGCGTTTGATTTGAAGGCTCTGGAAGAGATGATATCCCCCTCCTATTTTACACTGCACGCACACGCACAAGCGATGGACGAAGAGAACGACCAAAGGGCGGAATGCCCAGGACCGGCTTAGGCTTacaggttttttttttttacgaGATGATAAGCAGGCGGGTCGAGGGAAATATGGATGGACTTTGATGTACAATCgtgtaatatatatagacggGTTGCCCCTTTTGCCTCCCACCTTTTTTCTCCTTTTCATGAAATCTATACGTGACGGGATGAAGGAATCGTCCAGTCTTGTGTCACTGTTCTCATCTTGCCTTCACTGCTTTCGTCTCATGTTTACTGTGATGCTTTGAGTTTATGGATCTCACCGGGTGTCCCCGGGACGCTCGGTCGTGGCAAAGACACCACGCACGACGACTTCGTCAGCAACATGAGGAATCAACACGGACCCACGGCCTCGGTACAAGCATGTTCATgaacatgatgatgatgatgatgcgtTATGTACTTTCCCCTCCCGTGAATGCTATGCCACAATGTACACGAATACCTCGCCTCTTTCTGGGCTCGACTTTTTTTGTCTACCATCTCTTCCCAAGTCAAGGCTCACATGGTAGAATCCCAGCAAGTATCTCCGGCTCACAACCCATTCATATATACACTGCCACTTCTCAAGCTACAGCTTGTTCGTCCTCTGCCGCGCCATCCTCCGACGGCAGGCCTCGCACCTGCACCCCCTCTTGGTTCTCTAGACAGCCTGGACGTAGCTCGCAGGCACGCTTCCCGTGACACCCGCCTTTTCAACCTCGACCCAGCCATCGCCCGGGTCATCCTGCACGAGGACGAAGCGTTCGCCCTCTGCCATGGAGTGCTCCGTTTCGCTCTGTGCCGTGTACTCGTAAAGCGCCTCGACGTAGCGGAGCTTCTTTGCGCCGCGCTTAGGCGCCACAGCAgggcccttcttcttggtcgagGCTGTTACCGACGAGGTGGTGGACGTCGAGTACGTGGATGAGGGCCTGGCCGCGGGTGCTGGCGCTGAGGGCGTGGTTGTGGTGGTTATTTCTACATATGATGCTGGGACGAGGCCTTCCTTATAGCCTAGGCGGACCTTTATCCAGCCGGAGCCGTCTGTTGCGACACAGTTAGAACATGTCATGATCATGATAGGGAATAGTCACACTTACCATCAGGTTCGAGCAGAACCACATCCCGGCCTTCTGGTACTGTAAGCTCGCCGTCACCGCTCCCTTCGAAAGCATACAACatcttgcccttcttttcctccttgtCGCCGCCGTTTGGTGCGCTAGCTCCTCCATCTGTGATGTATGCTGTTGGTGGAGGCGCCATGATTCGGTTCTTGCGCACAGTGTTGGACGTCTTGGACGAGATGCTTGGCCGCGGACCAACCTCAGGAGGCGTCTCCTCAGCAGGACTGCGCTGCCCAGACACCGAGCCCGACAAGGACGGGCGTGCCGAGTGTGAGCTGAGAGAGGTCATGGTGTTGGAACGGGTGAGGTCGGGCCCGTCCGAAGTGGCTGAGTGCGTCGATGTCATGGTGGCGCTCGGCTTGAGCAGCTTGTTCGCAGAGTCCTGGCGttcagccttgagcttcttgcgcTCCTCCTTTGTCTGTTCACCAGGGCAGTTGGCGGGCACCTTCATCTCGCACTTGCTATGACACGTGTAGCCGCAGTCCCGGCAGTCGAAGCCCTTGGCGCTCAATCCCCAGATCCTCTCGCCACAGAGGTCGCAGTTGGTAGGTATCTTGAATGTTTGACCCTTAAAGTTGTGGTTCTTAGCTCCGAGGGTGACATCGCCGACAACGGATGTGATGGTCGACGTCTCGACCTCGGCCGTCAGCCGCTGACGATCAACGGCGTGAAGATCTTCTTGCATCGCAAAGAGGGTACGGACAACTTCGActtcgtccttcttctccttgccttCTCGGACTCGTTGCTTCAAGCGTCTCACGCCCTCGACTTCTCTTCGCTTCTTATCCACTTCCCTCCGTAGCTCGCCCAGTTGCGATTTAGACTTGCTCAAGACGTTGCGCAGGTAAATCTTGGCCGTCTCGTCAACTACCATTGTGCCGTCGTCATGCCAGACGGGGCTGGCCTCGAATTGCTTATCCGGAGGTTCCCTCCAAGAACCAATGTTGTGCTGAATGTACATCATGGAGTCGAGATGCGGCAGGTTCCTCAGAATCTCGGTGCCCTGGTGCTGAATCATGCCATTGCTCTGCTGCAGCATGTCGGATTCGAGGTTGGTCGCAACGGTCCagaggctgttgagcttTGTCGTTCGGAATTCGCTCAGGTCCTGTAGACTATCCATAACCTCGGGGATATATTCGTGATAGTACTTTTCCTTTTGCTTGTTGGTAACGTTGATGGAAATGATATAAGTGTTCTTGGCATTGTTCATCTCAaagagctgctgctggtagGCACtctgggccttggccttgtcgtaaTGCGACTCGGTCTTTTTGCGCTTGGCCTCGACCTCCTGGCACACGGTGTCgtacttggccttggtcttggcgagGGCGGCATACGAGCCGTCGCGCTCCTGCTCGAGCTTGGCGGCATATTCGGCATGGCGTTTGCGCAGTTCCTCGAACCGGGTACCGAAGAACTTGAGCGGCTCGGCGACCTGGGATACAAGACTGTTGGCATATTTATCGTGTTCGCCGGCGCGGGATTCGAGCGTCGTAAGCTGGGTTGTCCATGTCGTCAATGAGGCGCTGACGTAGTTAGCACGAATGCGCACAAACCGAACCGCGGAAGGACGGATGGTAGCTTCGGTCTGTCATACCTCTCAAGCGAGCCGGGCGTCATGGCGGGAGAATCGCCAACGCTCAACTGGGCCGTCTTCTtattcttcttctcaaaGTACTTCTTTGCGAGAGCCGTCAGCTTGGCGCTGTATTCCTTCTCGATGACAGCGCGTTCTCGGTAGAACTGCTGGATATCTTCAAGCCATGCGATGCCATGTCCGACCCAAGCATTGGCGGGTTTGAAGCCGTCCTGGCATGTTTGTCAGCTGTACGAGTCCACGTCAAGCCCAAGTCGAGTCTCGGTTGTCGGATCTGCAGGGGGCGCAACCAGCAATGCCAAAGCAAGAGCCAGAGGCGAAACAAGTCGAGGGTATTGTCGGATAAAGAGGCAACCAACCTTGAGCTCGGCGCCAAAGGTGGGCATTTCGTCCACCtcagccatgatgggcgaCGTCTGGATGTAGTCGGATCAGAgcggggaggagggggatcGTTGGTCGCTGAAGAGGAGGCATACACGTGATGGCAGAGCCggaaggagatggagacgGGAGACCTCGAAGCGACTATCGTGTATGAATGGAACTACTAGTAAAGTTGAAGCTGTAGATGCGACGGGGGAGACGACAGCgggggagaagatggaggcgcaGCTCGAGGATGGGAGAGAGCGGCTGTCCCAATGGAGTAGGTGGTGAGTTCAGGCGTTGATGCCCCTAAGTTGCAGCGGAGGTGCAGCTTGCAGCCAGAACAGCCTAACCTAACGTCCATCTAAAACCCCGCCAATTAATTAATGGCCCCAGGCCAAGTCTAACCCAAGGCTTTTCCTGCCCAGACGGTTCTGCCGATTTCCGGCGCCAGCCACATGGAGCTTGACAGTTCCAGGCTCCGAGATCCATGGATCAATTTAGCCGCTGTGAAGGAAAATGGATGGATAAAGGCAGATATATGGCTCGTGCCGTTGTATCTCAATGTAGTATCCCTAGAACGGCCTGCTTTATCCGGGCATGCACAATGACGAGAGATCTCCAGAGCCTCAAGCATACAAAAGCTGACGTGTTGGGCCTCAAAATGCCCCATATCATGACAGCTCCTCTCTTCCCTCCCGTGTCCAGGGCAACTCGTTCTGGAAGCATCCCCTGAA
This region of Fusarium falciforme chromosome 5, complete sequence genomic DNA includes:
- a CDS encoding C2H2-type domain-containing protein, which produces MSVAYEPRTFIHEGGYPPIGDDHDHTADQRFTDNDVAEQLSHYTTEAAMLPDNTGVLGDDRGMMPEDAAAVQEATRLDLTHSTFPSPIQATMQEPSLDPLPEDKDLSPGAGSPPASRIKPIPKPDRDVVKQADGKFHCPLDECKEEVRTFSRKCEWNKHMDKHERPYRCPADGCENLPGFTYSGGLLRHEREVHGKHGGPKNTVNCPHPNCKRHTGKGFSRQENLNEHLRRVHTNPDGTTPPADTAQSPDENDAEKVGMKRKRRSSAQASEEMVELREEVKRLKEENEKLKAEMDTQSQHSLAMMAQIAELQDALRHGLGPHTLGAPTAQMI